A genomic region of Arachis stenosperma cultivar V10309 chromosome 9, arast.V10309.gnm1.PFL2, whole genome shotgun sequence contains the following coding sequences:
- the LOC130948113 gene encoding uncharacterized protein LOC130948113 isoform X1, translating into MEYECSPLNWEFFYQEEQKQGLEELTHSLLFTNLELEATIESAKEEIAARECELQHLNDLLALAMKGRDEAEEKCKKLMLEKLEVQTTTSQNEENEIQGCCSSESEENSSSSIINQNQSRTEEVMMMELAEKRPLPEKGKLLKAVVEAGPLLQSILLAGPLPQWQHPPPQLTSIEIPPLTVLSSPTLSKKRERETDLFSLSKEAAAAAVDLPLSKSRKTTPLPTTTASHHFLPPPLPPHPSFS; encoded by the exons atggaaTATGAATGCAGCCCTCTTAACTGGGAATTCTTCTACCAAGAAGAGCAG AAACAGGGGTTAGAGGAGTTAACGCATTCTCTTCTATTCACAAACTTAGAGTTAGAAGCAACAATTGAATCAGCGAAAGAAGAAATCGCAGCCAGAGAATGCGAATTACAGCATCTAAATGACCTTTTAGCCCTTGCCATGAAAGGAAGAGATGAAGCTGAAGAAAAATGCAAGAAGCTGATGCTAGAAAAGCTTGAAGTTCAAACAACAACATCACAGAACGAAGAGAATGAGATTCAAGGGTGTTGTTCTTCGGAATCGGAAGaaaacagcagcagcagcatAATCAATCAAAACCAGTCAAGAACGGAAGAAGTGATGATGATGGAGTTAGCGGAGAAGAGGCCGTTGCCGGAGAAAGGAAAGCTTTTGAAGGCGGTGGTGGAAGCAGGGCCATTGCTGCAGAGCATTCTTCTTGCAGGTCCATTGCCACAATGGCAGCATCCTCCTCCACAACTCACTTCCATTGAGATCCCACCACTCACCGTTCTTTCTTCTCCAACTCTCTCCAAGAAACGGGAGAGAGAGACTGACCTTTTCTCGCTTTCAAAAGAAGCTGCTGCTGCCGCCGTTGACCTTCCTCTTTCAAAATCTAGAAAGACAACACCATTACCTACCACTACTGCTTCCCATCATTTTCTACCACCACCACTACCACCACACCCGTCATTTTCTTAA
- the LOC130948113 gene encoding uncharacterized protein LOC130948113 isoform X2 → MEYECSPLNWEFFYQEEQGLEELTHSLLFTNLELEATIESAKEEIAARECELQHLNDLLALAMKGRDEAEEKCKKLMLEKLEVQTTTSQNEENEIQGCCSSESEENSSSSIINQNQSRTEEVMMMELAEKRPLPEKGKLLKAVVEAGPLLQSILLAGPLPQWQHPPPQLTSIEIPPLTVLSSPTLSKKRERETDLFSLSKEAAAAAVDLPLSKSRKTTPLPTTTASHHFLPPPLPPHPSFS, encoded by the exons atggaaTATGAATGCAGCCCTCTTAACTGGGAATTCTTCTACCAAGAAGAGCAG GGGTTAGAGGAGTTAACGCATTCTCTTCTATTCACAAACTTAGAGTTAGAAGCAACAATTGAATCAGCGAAAGAAGAAATCGCAGCCAGAGAATGCGAATTACAGCATCTAAATGACCTTTTAGCCCTTGCCATGAAAGGAAGAGATGAAGCTGAAGAAAAATGCAAGAAGCTGATGCTAGAAAAGCTTGAAGTTCAAACAACAACATCACAGAACGAAGAGAATGAGATTCAAGGGTGTTGTTCTTCGGAATCGGAAGaaaacagcagcagcagcatAATCAATCAAAACCAGTCAAGAACGGAAGAAGTGATGATGATGGAGTTAGCGGAGAAGAGGCCGTTGCCGGAGAAAGGAAAGCTTTTGAAGGCGGTGGTGGAAGCAGGGCCATTGCTGCAGAGCATTCTTCTTGCAGGTCCATTGCCACAATGGCAGCATCCTCCTCCACAACTCACTTCCATTGAGATCCCACCACTCACCGTTCTTTCTTCTCCAACTCTCTCCAAGAAACGGGAGAGAGAGACTGACCTTTTCTCGCTTTCAAAAGAAGCTGCTGCTGCCGCCGTTGACCTTCCTCTTTCAAAATCTAGAAAGACAACACCATTACCTACCACTACTGCTTCCCATCATTTTCTACCACCACCACTACCACCACACCCGTCATTTTCTTAA